One Pirellulales bacterium DNA window includes the following coding sequences:
- a CDS encoding tubulin-like doman-containing protein, translated as MLQDTPTFGDPAQPHPQRDRFGSMPDEVRRLTGYTLEKRLGSGGSGEIWKAVGPEGQAKAVKIIFGCFDERRAAQELKSLNRVKTLSHPFLLSLESVAVVDGRLVIVTDLAEESLKDRFEECLAAGACGIPRDELMKYLSQTAEALDYLESGHGLQHLDVKPENLLLVAGRIKVADFGLLKDMTEGSPSLINGLTPKYAAPEVFDGRPTRTSDQYSLAIVFQEMATGTSPFSGRTAAQLASQHLHSMPDLTPLSPLERFAVGKALAKDPATRFSSCREFVERLVPRSRTALLTGAPVRPAVNEPSQSRTRSEEPDARHDGRTIEVRPPELIRLPAICIDEQAPSFRPTVFLGIGHAGGRILARLKQLLRERFGLEKQLSAFQMLYIDTDVDAVNEVSSASGAGKLSEAETLLLPIHSTWNYRNSPVSQISSLSRRWLYNIPRSQKTEGLRALGRLAFLDHAERVKTQLRRAILAAADRDGLAATTEATGLSFGSCDPRVFVIASPGGGTGAGMLID; from the coding sequence ATGCTGCAAGATACTCCGACATTCGGCGATCCGGCCCAGCCGCATCCGCAGCGCGACCGCTTCGGCTCGATGCCGGACGAAGTCCGACGGCTCACGGGCTACACCCTGGAGAAGCGACTAGGTTCCGGTGGCAGCGGCGAAATCTGGAAGGCCGTCGGGCCGGAGGGGCAGGCGAAGGCGGTCAAGATCATTTTTGGCTGCTTCGACGAGCGGAGGGCTGCGCAGGAGTTAAAGTCGCTGAACCGCGTCAAGACGCTCAGCCATCCGTTTTTGTTGTCGCTGGAAAGCGTCGCGGTCGTCGACGGCCGCTTGGTCATCGTCACCGATCTTGCCGAGGAGAGCTTGAAGGATCGTTTTGAGGAATGTCTCGCGGCCGGCGCTTGCGGCATTCCGCGCGACGAGCTGATGAAGTATTTGTCGCAGACCGCCGAAGCGCTCGATTATTTGGAAAGCGGTCACGGCTTGCAGCATCTCGACGTCAAGCCGGAGAACCTGCTGCTGGTAGCCGGTCGAATCAAGGTTGCCGATTTCGGACTGCTGAAGGACATGACCGAGGGAAGTCCTTCCTTGATCAACGGTCTCACTCCGAAATATGCGGCCCCGGAAGTCTTTGACGGTCGCCCCACCCGCACCAGCGATCAGTACAGCCTGGCGATCGTGTTCCAAGAAATGGCGACAGGGACGTCTCCCTTTTCGGGTCGAACCGCTGCCCAACTGGCCTCGCAACATCTGCACTCGATGCCCGACCTGACTCCTCTTTCGCCGCTGGAGCGGTTCGCGGTCGGCAAGGCGCTCGCCAAAGACCCGGCGACGCGATTCAGTAGCTGCCGCGAATTCGTTGAACGGCTCGTACCGCGATCGCGCACGGCGCTGCTGACCGGCGCGCCCGTCCGTCCGGCGGTGAACGAACCATCGCAGAGCCGCACGCGATCCGAGGAACCCGATGCCCGTCATGACGGCAGAACGATCGAAGTTCGGCCACCAGAATTGATCCGTCTGCCAGCCATCTGCATCGACGAGCAAGCACCGAGTTTTCGGCCCACGGTGTTCTTGGGAATCGGACATGCCGGCGGGCGAATCCTCGCTCGGCTCAAGCAATTGCTCAGGGAACGTTTTGGATTGGAAAAGCAACTATCGGCTTTCCAGATGCTCTATATCGATACGGACGTAGATGCGGTGAACGAGGTCAGCTCCGCTTCGGGAGCTGGAAAGTTAAGCGAAGCCGAAACGCTCTTGTTGCCGATCCATTCGACCTGGAACTATCGCAACAGTCCCGTCAGCCAAATCAGCTCGCTTAGCCGGCGCTGGCTCTATAACATTCCCCGCTCACAGAAAACCGAGGGCCTGCGGGCCTTGGGACGGCTGGCCTTCCTCGATCACGCCGAGCGCGTGAAGACGCAGCTTCGCAGGGCCATCCTAGCGGCGGCCGATCGCGATGGACTCGCCGCGACGACCGAGGCCACTGGATTGTCGTTCGGCAGTTGCGATCCGCGAGTTTTCGTGATCGCCTCGCCGGGCGGCGGGACGGGGGCTGGTATGCTCATCGATG